One Cucumis sativus cultivar 9930 chromosome 1, Cucumber_9930_V3, whole genome shotgun sequence DNA segment encodes these proteins:
- the LOC101217968 gene encoding nitrate transporter 1.2-like isoform X1, with protein sequence MLAASFVLVVEVLENLAFLANASNLVLYLSKFMHYSPSESANIVTNFMGTAFLLALLGGFLSDAFFTTYSIFLISAAIESLGLVILTLQADVPYLKPSRCVSNAVGNGNPCHKVEGGEAAMLFAGLYMVALGVGGIKGALPPHGAEQFDETSFEGRKKRSVFFNYFIFCLSCGALIAVTLVVWMEDNKGWQWGFGISTLTILISIPIFLLGSPTYRIKTPAGSPITTIFKVLVSAAFNNRKKKTRNNVVMNISTSSVSSDTTTDIIADEQRQTMEKESDPSPIQTQAMEFLNKATIDNPSHPQLNCTVKQVEEAKIVLKILPIFTSTIMLNCCLAQLSTFSVQQAATMNTKLGSLKVPPASLPVFPVLFIMILAPSYNHLVLPVARKLTKSEMGITHLQRIGTGLVLSTVAMAVAALVETKRKNLAIKTHKLDSPDPLPITFLWVALQYLFLGSADLFSLAGMMEFFFTEAPLSMRSLATALSWASLAMGYYFSSVLVALVNGVTKACGLRPWLSGKSLNHYHLERFYWVMCILSGLNFLQYLFWASRYTYRSINGGEQSLKEQPYKSDLVEEREV encoded by the exons ATGCTGGCTGCCTCCTTTGTATTGG TTGTTGAAGTATTGGAGAATCTAGCATTCCTGGCCAATGCAAGCAATCTTGTTCTGTATCTTTCCAAGTTCATGCATTATTCTCCATCCGAGTCTGCCAACATCGTCACCAATTTTATGGGCACAGCTTTTCTTCTTGCGCTTCTTGGTGGCTTTCTATCAGATGCTTTCTTCACCACTTACTCTATCTTCTTGATAAGTGCTGCAATAGAATCCTTG GGTCTGGTAATTCTGACGCTTCAAGCTGATGTACCATATCTGAAGCCTTCAAGGTGCGTTTCAAATGCAGTGGGGAATGGAAATCCATGCCATAAAGTTGAAGGTGGAGAAGCGGCCATGCTATTTGCAGGGCTTTACATGGTGGCACTTGGAGTTGGGGGGATAAAAGGGGCGCTTCCTCCCCATGGGGCTGAGCAGTTTGATGAAACCAGCTttgaaggaaggaagaaaagatcTGTATTTTTCAACTACTTCATCTTCTGTCTTTCCTGTGGAGCTTTGATTGCTGTAACTCTGGTGGTGTGGATGGAAGATAACAAAGGCTGGCAATGGGGTTTTGGGATATCCACTCTTACAATACTCATCTCTATTCCTATTTTCCTCCTTGGATCGCCTACTTACAGAATTAAAACGCCAGCCGGAAGCCCCATCACAACCATTTTTAAG GTTCTAGTCTCAGCTGCTTTCAAcaataggaagaaaaagactCGTAATAACGTTGTGATGAATATATCCACGAGTTCAGTATCTTCAGATACTACCACAGATATTATAGCTGATGAGCAAAGACAGACTATGGAAAAGGAAAGCGACCCAAGTCCAATTCAAACACAAGCCATGGAGTTCCTGAATAAAGCTACAATTGATAACCCCAGCCATCCACAACTAAATTGCACAGTCAAGCAAGTAGAAGAAGCCAAAATAGTACTAAAAATCCTCCCCATTTTCACTTCTACCATAATGCTCAACTGCTGTCTCGCACAGCTCTCCACATTCTCAGTCCAACAAGCCGCTACCATGAACACCAAACTCGGCTCTCTCAAAGTCCCCCCTGCTTCTCTCCCTGTGTTCCCTGTCCTCTTCATCATGATCCTCGCCCCATCTTACAACCATCTCGTTCTCCCAGTTGCAAGAAAACTCACCAAATCCGAAATGGGAATAACCCATTTACAGAGAATTGGAACAGGCCTAGTTCTATCCACGGTGGCAATGGCAGTAGCAGCATTAGTTGAAACCAAGAGAAAGAACCTAGCTATCAAAACCCACAAATTAGATTCTCCTGACCCTTTGCCCATCACTTTCCTTTGGGTGGCTTTGCAGTACTTGTTTTTAGGGTCGGCTGATTTGTTCTCCTTGGCTGGAATGATGGAGTTTTTCTTCACAGAAGCCCCTTTGAGTATGAGATCTTTAGCCACTGCTCTGTCATGGGCTTCCTTGGCCATGGGGTATTACTTTAGCTCTGTTTTGGTGGCTCTTGTCAATGGTGTTACTAAGGCTTGTGGGCTCAGGCCATGGCTGTCTGGGAAAAGCTTGAATCATTATCATTTGGAGAGATTCTATTGGGTTATGTGTATCTTGAGTGGGCTTAATTTCTTGCAGTATCTGTTTTGGGCTAGTCGCTATACTTATAGATCCATTAATGGAGGAGAGCAGTCTTTGAAGGAACAGCCATATAAATCTGATTTAGTTGAGGAAAGAGAGGTGTAG
- the LOC101217968 gene encoding nitrate transporter 1.2-like: MSSTTATPLETEKHVEEAQRLNLWEDYVDWRKRPAVKGRHGGMLAASFVLVVEVLENLAFLANASNLVLYLSKFMHYSPSESANIVTNFMGTAFLLALLGGFLSDAFFTTYSIFLISAAIESLGLVILTLQADVPYLKPSRCVSNAVGNGNPCHKVEGGEAAMLFAGLYMVALGVGGIKGALPPHGAEQFDETSFEGRKKRSVFFNYFIFCLSCGALIAVTLVVWMEDNKGWQWGFGISTLTILISIPIFLLGSPTYRIKTPAGSPITTIFKVLVSAAFNNRKKKTRNNVVMNISTSSVSSDTTTDIIADEQRQTMEKESDPSPIQTQAMEFLNKATIDNPSHPQLNCTVKQVEEAKIVLKILPIFTSTIMLNCCLAQLSTFSVQQAATMNTKLGSLKVPPASLPVFPVLFIMILAPSYNHLVLPVARKLTKSEMGITHLQRIGTGLVLSTVAMAVAALVETKRKNLAIKTHKLDSPDPLPITFLWVALQYLFLGSADLFSLAGMMEFFFTEAPLSMRSLATALSWASLAMGYYFSSVLVALVNGVTKACGLRPWLSGKSLNHYHLERFYWVMCILSGLNFLQYLFWASRYTYRSINGGEQSLKEQPYKSDLVEEREV, from the exons atgtcTTCTACCACTGCGACTCCATTAGAAACTGAAAAACATGTG GAAGAAGCTCAACGGCTGAACCTCTGGGAAGACTATGTGGACTGGAGGAAGAGACCTGCAGTAAAAGGACGCCATGGAGGCATGCTGGCTGCCTCCTTTGTATTGG TTGTTGAAGTATTGGAGAATCTAGCATTCCTGGCCAATGCAAGCAATCTTGTTCTGTATCTTTCCAAGTTCATGCATTATTCTCCATCCGAGTCTGCCAACATCGTCACCAATTTTATGGGCACAGCTTTTCTTCTTGCGCTTCTTGGTGGCTTTCTATCAGATGCTTTCTTCACCACTTACTCTATCTTCTTGATAAGTGCTGCAATAGAATCCTTG GGTCTGGTAATTCTGACGCTTCAAGCTGATGTACCATATCTGAAGCCTTCAAGGTGCGTTTCAAATGCAGTGGGGAATGGAAATCCATGCCATAAAGTTGAAGGTGGAGAAGCGGCCATGCTATTTGCAGGGCTTTACATGGTGGCACTTGGAGTTGGGGGGATAAAAGGGGCGCTTCCTCCCCATGGGGCTGAGCAGTTTGATGAAACCAGCTttgaaggaaggaagaaaagatcTGTATTTTTCAACTACTTCATCTTCTGTCTTTCCTGTGGAGCTTTGATTGCTGTAACTCTGGTGGTGTGGATGGAAGATAACAAAGGCTGGCAATGGGGTTTTGGGATATCCACTCTTACAATACTCATCTCTATTCCTATTTTCCTCCTTGGATCGCCTACTTACAGAATTAAAACGCCAGCCGGAAGCCCCATCACAACCATTTTTAAG GTTCTAGTCTCAGCTGCTTTCAAcaataggaagaaaaagactCGTAATAACGTTGTGATGAATATATCCACGAGTTCAGTATCTTCAGATACTACCACAGATATTATAGCTGATGAGCAAAGACAGACTATGGAAAAGGAAAGCGACCCAAGTCCAATTCAAACACAAGCCATGGAGTTCCTGAATAAAGCTACAATTGATAACCCCAGCCATCCACAACTAAATTGCACAGTCAAGCAAGTAGAAGAAGCCAAAATAGTACTAAAAATCCTCCCCATTTTCACTTCTACCATAATGCTCAACTGCTGTCTCGCACAGCTCTCCACATTCTCAGTCCAACAAGCCGCTACCATGAACACCAAACTCGGCTCTCTCAAAGTCCCCCCTGCTTCTCTCCCTGTGTTCCCTGTCCTCTTCATCATGATCCTCGCCCCATCTTACAACCATCTCGTTCTCCCAGTTGCAAGAAAACTCACCAAATCCGAAATGGGAATAACCCATTTACAGAGAATTGGAACAGGCCTAGTTCTATCCACGGTGGCAATGGCAGTAGCAGCATTAGTTGAAACCAAGAGAAAGAACCTAGCTATCAAAACCCACAAATTAGATTCTCCTGACCCTTTGCCCATCACTTTCCTTTGGGTGGCTTTGCAGTACTTGTTTTTAGGGTCGGCTGATTTGTTCTCCTTGGCTGGAATGATGGAGTTTTTCTTCACAGAAGCCCCTTTGAGTATGAGATCTTTAGCCACTGCTCTGTCATGGGCTTCCTTGGCCATGGGGTATTACTTTAGCTCTGTTTTGGTGGCTCTTGTCAATGGTGTTACTAAGGCTTGTGGGCTCAGGCCATGGCTGTCTGGGAAAAGCTTGAATCATTATCATTTGGAGAGATTCTATTGGGTTATGTGTATCTTGAGTGGGCTTAATTTCTTGCAGTATCTGTTTTGGGCTAGTCGCTATACTTATAGATCCATTAATGGAGGAGAGCAGTCTTTGAAGGAACAGCCATATAAATCTGATTTAGTTGAGGAAAGAGAGGTGTAG